A DNA window from Drosophila sechellia strain sech25 chromosome X, ASM438219v1, whole genome shotgun sequence contains the following coding sequences:
- the LOC6612440 gene encoding proteasomal ubiquitin receptor ADRM1 homolog, which produces MAQSKPHNLVEYKAGRMVLLGKIVEPDDRKGLLFVRRSAADNQLHIHWMDRRSGSVELDIVATPGVLEFRRIEQCKTGRVYVLKYTRSPQRYFFWMQELQADGDALFCQRVNELIASGERQRDEIAAAEGDMDTDVDHKAQSRGFGGSENPQVLEEMLIETQATWLPANQMSNHWQTDMVIEEQPSALADPGSDSDTDTNTSDPGLHSFDLATVLRLHGGEAVDKLLSCPLRRKKLMAQLPKDHEAMDEQQDILEHLRSPQFNESLSYFSIGLHSGLLRKSLEPLLKNDDNREALDAAQVGDVDRFLREMERTNRDYGGPTD; this is translated from the coding sequence ATGGCCCAATCGAAACCACACAATTTGGTCGAGTACAAGGCCGGCCGCATGGTCCTTCTAGGCAAGATAGTCGAGCCCGATGACCGCAAAGGCCTGCTCTTTGTGCGCCGATCCGCCGCTGATAACCAGCTGCACATCCATTGGATGGATCGGCGATCCGGGTCCGTTGAGCTGGATATTGTTGCCACGCCGGGCGTTCTCGAGTTCCGTCGCATTGAACAGTGCAAAACAGGTCGGGTGTATGTCCTCAAGTACACACGATCGCCGCAGCGTTACTTCTTCTGGATGCAAGAGCTGCAGGCGGACGGGGATGCCTTATTTTGTCAGCGGGTCAACGAACTGATTGCCAGTGGTGAACGCCAAAGGGATGAGATTGCGGCGGCCGAGGGAGATATGGATACGGATGTGGATCACAAGGCACAAAGCCGCGGTTTCGGTGGCAGTGAGAATCCTCAAGTTCTGGAAGAGATGCTGATCGAAACGCAAGCAACTTGGCTACCAGCCAACCAGATGTCGAATCATTGGCAAACTGATATGGTGATCGAAGAACAACCCTCGGCATTAGCCGATCCCGgttcagattcagatacagatacaaatacttCAGATCCAGGTTTACATTCATTTGACTTGGCAACTGTTTTACGCCTACATGGCGGCGAAGCAGTGGATAAACTTCTAAGTTGCCCATTGAGACGTAAAAAACTGATGGCCCAATTGCCCAAAGATCATGAGGCGATGGATGAGCAGCAAGACATACTCGAGCATCTGCGTTCGCCGCAATTCAACGAGTCCTTGTCCTATTTTTCCATAGGACTGCATTCTGGTCTCCTCAGAAAGAGCCTAGAGCCTCTGTTGAAAAATGATGACAATCGCGAGGCCTTGGACGCCGCTCAAGTTGGAGATGTTGACCGTTTTCTACGTGAAATGGAACGAACCAATAGGGATTATGGTGGGCCAACCGATTGA
- the LOC6612441 gene encoding U3 small nucleolar RNA-associated protein 15 homolog, with amino-acid sequence MQNLLPLNKRRLQQRAQVETPDSVYWGRLAKPELLKEHNTIDYLDFSPSDPDNFAVTCSERVQIYNLVTKLLIRNLSRFQKTAYGATFRQDGLFLAAGDEEGYVKLFDSTRNIMRLFKGHTAPVHRTFFTADKLQLASFGDDKSVRLRDLANGKVVQTYEDTHTDYVRAGAMHQQAGHIFVSGGYDGKINLYDTRAKTAVQRTVDHGAPVESMLFLPNGSIFVSAGGSQVRLWDLINGCRLFTMMSQHHKTVTCLRLGSDGRRLLSGGLDGQVKIYDMSTYRTVHTLTYPNAVVSLAVADGDKAVVAGMVDGQVSIRRMMADSKPSDLEKIREDLARNNFTSRKRTNNTQEGDPIIKDRVQEPELISYDVHFRPFNCKEALDEVMHEQKMENHPELVVAVITDLLHRGSLGKALMGRREAELVRFIDFICKHLGEMRFLRRLMMAASRVLDVLEQHFVGYSEKLIEALQRLSLAMLEEVRLTADLMRLKGVLHIMHAVYIR; translated from the exons ATGCAGAACTTACTTCCACTGAACAAGCGGCGTCTTCAACAGCGAGCCCAGGTGGAAACGCCGGATTCGGTGTACTGGGGCCGACTGGCG AAACCAGAACTACTCAAGGAGCACAACACCATCGATTATTTGGACTTCAGTCCCAGCGATCCTGACAACTTTGCTGTGACCTGTTCGGAGCGCGTTCAGATCTACAATCTGGTGACAAAGCTTTTGATAAGGAACCTGTCCCGATTCCAAAAGACCGCATACGGAGCCACCTTCCGGCAGGATGGTCTATTCCTGGCCGCCGGCGACGAGGAAGGCTACGTCAAGCTATTCGACAGCACTCGCAACATCATGCGTTTGTTCAAGGGACACACGGCACCAGTACACCGCACCTTCTTTACGGCGGACAAGCTGCAGCTAGCCAGTTTTGGAGACGACAAGTCGGTACGTCTGCGGGACTTGGCGAACGGCAAGGTGGTGCAAACGTACGAGGACACGCACACCGACTACGTTCGTGCTGGCGCCATGCATCAGCAGGCGGGGCATATCTTCGTCTCCGGCGGCTACGATGGCAAGATCAATCTGTACGATACGAGAGCGAAAACGGCGGTGCAGCGCACCGTGGATCACGGAGCGCCTGTGGAGTCCATGTTGTTCCTTCCGAACGGTTCCATTTTCGTCAGCGCCGGCGGCAGCCAGGTGCGCTTATGGGATCTCATCAACGGCTGCCGTCTGTTCACCATGATGTCGCAGCATCACAAAACAGTTACTTGTCTGCGACTGGGATCCGAtggcaggagattgctctctGGCGGGCTCGATGGGCAGGTGAAAATCTACGATATGAGCACCTACAGAACAGTGCACACGTTGACCTATCCCAATGCGGTGGTCAGCCTGGCTGTCGCTGACGGCGATAAGGCAGTTGTGGCTGGGATGGTCGATGGCCAAGTCTCCATTCGTCGCATGATGGCAGACAGCAAGCCCAGTGATTTGGAAAAGATTCGTGAGGATCTCGCTCGAAATAACTTCACGAGTAGGAAACGCACGAACAACACCCAAGAGGGTGATCCCATAATCAAGGACCGCGTGCAGGAGCCCGAATTGATATCCTACGATGTGCACTTCCGCCCGTTTAACTGCAAGGAGGCTTTGGACGAGGTGATGCATGAGCAGAAGATGGAAAACCACCCGGAGCTCGTTGTGGCTGTCATCACGGACCTACTGCACCGTGGATCACTGGGAAAAGCCCTCATGGGTCGTCGTGAGGCAGAGCTTGTCCGATTCATCGACTTCATTTGCAAGCACTTGGGCGAGATGCGATTTCTGCGCCGTCTGATGATGGCCGCCAGCAGGGTCTTGGATGTCTTAGAGCAGCACTTCGTGGGCTACAGCGAGAAGCTGATAGAAGCCTTGCAACGATTGTCACTTGCAATGCTGGAGGAGGTGAGGCTTACCGCCGACCTGATGCGTTTGAAGGGTGTTCTGCATATAATGCATGCAGTCTATATCAGATAG